A region of Thermococcus piezophilus DNA encodes the following proteins:
- a CDS encoding C/D box methylation guide ribonucleoprotein complex aNOP56 subunit (functions along with aFIB and aL7a; guides 2'-O-methylation of ribose to specific sites in RNAs): MKAYLAENVRGIYAFDESGNLIDQKVFSGKPEVSLDRLLKGEPSDELISFLKELESRGYDEFVVEDGELSRKLKDLGYNAVSKFPNLAGQKLRESPEEFLGKDWFEEYFTIGVALTRMRIQEQSGARDKMIIQAIEALDDIDKVVNLLVSRLREWYSLHFPELDELLPKHQQYVAFVKAIGHRDNATRERLEELGLSEGKIEKILRAKETTMGAQMDETDLKIVKYFAEEIDRLYRLRAEIEDYLERAMDDVAPNLKALVGAKLGARLISLAGGLRELAMMPASTIQVLGAEKALFRHLRSGAKPPKHGVIFQYPAINRSPWWQRGKIARALAGKLAIAARVDYFSGEYIAEELKQEIETRIKEIKEKYPNPPKRKAKKPEKKEKGKKSKKKGKEKFRGKEKKKVKGGKGEKPSKGGKKKKGGKR; encoded by the coding sequence ATGAAAGCGTACCTTGCTGAGAACGTCAGGGGCATCTACGCCTTTGACGAGAGCGGTAATCTCATCGACCAGAAAGTATTCTCGGGAAAGCCAGAGGTTAGCCTTGACAGGCTTTTGAAGGGCGAGCCGAGCGACGAGCTCATTTCGTTCCTCAAAGAGCTTGAAAGCAGAGGCTACGACGAGTTCGTGGTCGAGGATGGGGAGCTGAGCAGAAAGCTCAAGGATCTTGGCTACAACGCAGTGAGCAAGTTCCCCAACCTGGCCGGCCAGAAGCTCCGTGAAAGCCCAGAAGAGTTTCTCGGAAAGGACTGGTTTGAGGAGTACTTCACCATTGGCGTCGCCCTCACCAGGATGAGGATACAAGAGCAGAGCGGAGCAAGAGACAAGATGATAATCCAGGCCATCGAGGCCCTGGATGATATAGACAAGGTCGTCAATCTGCTCGTTTCGAGGCTTAGGGAGTGGTACAGTCTACACTTCCCCGAACTCGATGAGCTCCTGCCGAAGCACCAGCAGTACGTCGCCTTCGTGAAGGCAATCGGACACAGGGACAACGCAACGAGGGAGAGGCTCGAAGAGCTCGGACTGAGCGAGGGCAAGATAGAGAAGATACTTAGGGCCAAGGAGACCACCATGGGAGCGCAGATGGACGAGACCGACCTCAAGATCGTGAAGTACTTCGCCGAGGAGATAGACAGGCTCTACAGGCTCCGCGCCGAGATAGAGGACTACCTCGAGAGGGCCATGGACGACGTCGCGCCAAACCTCAAGGCCCTCGTCGGAGCGAAGCTTGGAGCCAGGCTCATTAGCCTTGCGGGGGGCCTAAGGGAGCTTGCCATGATGCCGGCTTCAACCATACAGGTGCTCGGTGCAGAGAAGGCCCTCTTCAGGCACCTAAGGAGCGGTGCCAAGCCGCCCAAGCACGGTGTCATCTTCCAATATCCAGCCATAAACCGCTCGCCGTGGTGGCAGAGGGGTAAGATAGCGAGGGCCCTTGCTGGAAAGCTGGCCATAGCAGCGCGCGTTGATTACTTCTCAGGGGAATACATAGCCGAAGAGCTCAAACAGGAGATAGAGACAAGGATTAAGGAGATCAAGGAGAAGTACCCGAACCCGCCCAAGAGGAAGGCCAAGAAGCCCGAAAAGAAAGAGAAGGGCAAGAAGTCCAAGAAGAAGGGCAAGGAGAAGTTCAGAGGAAAGGAGAAGAAAAAGGTCAAAGGCGGAAAAGGCGAGAAGCCCAGCAAAGGTGGAAAGAAGAAAAAGGGCGGTAAGAGGTGA
- a CDS encoding fibrillarin-like rRNA/tRNA 2'-O-methyltransferase, producing MKIKKHEFPGVYVFIDEDGSEKIATKNLVHSQKVYGERLIKFEGEEYRVWNPRRSKLGAAILNGLKHFPIKPGSSVLYLGVASGTTASHVSDIVGWEGRVFGVEFSPRVLRELVPIVEERRNIVPILGDATKPEEYRALVPKVDVIFEDVAQPTQAKILIDNAKVYLRSGGYAMISVKSRSIDVTKEPEQVFKEVEKELATYFEVVERISLEPYEKDHTLFVVRKP from the coding sequence ATGAAGATTAAGAAGCACGAGTTCCCTGGCGTTTACGTCTTCATCGACGAGGACGGGAGCGAGAAGATAGCGACCAAGAACCTCGTCCATAGCCAGAAGGTCTACGGCGAGAGGCTGATAAAGTTCGAGGGCGAGGAGTACAGGGTCTGGAACCCGAGGCGCTCGAAGCTCGGCGCGGCCATACTGAACGGCCTCAAGCACTTCCCGATTAAGCCCGGATCAAGCGTTCTCTACCTGGGCGTTGCGAGCGGAACCACTGCCTCCCACGTCAGCGACATCGTCGGTTGGGAGGGTAGGGTCTTCGGCGTGGAGTTCTCTCCAAGGGTTCTCAGGGAGCTTGTACCAATCGTCGAAGAGAGGAGGAACATCGTTCCCATTCTCGGTGACGCAACGAAGCCAGAGGAATACCGCGCGCTGGTTCCCAAGGTGGACGTCATCTTCGAGGACGTGGCTCAGCCTACGCAGGCAAAGATACTCATCGACAACGCCAAGGTCTATCTCAGAAGCGGTGGCTATGCCATGATATCCGTCAAGAGCAGGAGCATAGACGTTACCAAAGAGCCCGAGCAGGTCTTCAAGGAGGTCGAAAAGGAGCTTGCGACCTACTTCGAGGTCGTCGAGAGGATTTCGCTCGAGCCCTACGAGAAGGACCACACGCTCTTCGTGGTCAGGAAACCCTGA
- a CDS encoding TIGR00266 family protein — MRYEIMHRPSFSLLEVELERGEAIQAESGAMVHMSPTITLETKAKGGVFGALKRSVLGGESFFINTFRAENGPGTVGLAPAYPGDIEVFELNGTIYAQSGAFLASSEEISIDTKWGGTKTFFGREGLFLLKMQGRGTVFLSSFGAIYKKELHNERFVIDTGHMVAFSEGLDFKVKRVGSLKSTLFSGEGLVAEFYGTGTLYIQTRSLDSFVGWLIPYLPKRSD; from the coding sequence GTGAGATACGAGATAATGCACAGGCCGAGTTTTTCCCTTCTTGAGGTAGAGCTTGAGAGGGGCGAGGCAATACAGGCGGAATCCGGTGCGATGGTGCATATGAGCCCGACAATAACGCTCGAAACAAAGGCAAAAGGCGGCGTTTTTGGGGCTTTAAAGCGTTCCGTCCTTGGAGGGGAGAGCTTCTTCATCAACACGTTCAGGGCCGAGAACGGGCCCGGAACCGTCGGTCTTGCGCCGGCCTATCCTGGCGACATAGAAGTCTTTGAGCTGAATGGGACTATCTACGCCCAAAGCGGTGCTTTTCTGGCAAGTTCTGAGGAGATAAGCATAGACACCAAGTGGGGAGGAACGAAGACGTTCTTTGGCAGGGAGGGTCTGTTTCTCCTGAAGATGCAGGGACGCGGTACTGTTTTCCTTTCCAGCTTTGGCGCGATATACAAAAAGGAGCTCCACAACGAGCGCTTTGTCATAGACACGGGACATATGGTGGCCTTCAGTGAGGGGCTGGACTTCAAGGTCAAAAGGGTTGGCAGTCTGAAGAGCACTCTCTTCAGCGGCGAAGGCCTTGTAGCGGAGTTCTACGGAACAGGAACACTTTACATCCAAACTAGAAGCCTTGACAGCTTTGTGGGCTGGTTAATACCATATCTGCCAAAGAGAAGTGACTGA
- a CDS encoding hydroxymethylglutaryl-CoA synthase — protein sequence MRKLLKPIKDVGIVGYGAYVPRYRIKAEEIGRVWGVSSFPIEEKAVPGLDEDALTIGIEAARNALKRAGIDPKLIKAVWFGSESKPYAVKPTGTVIAEAIGATPDVSTADFEFACKAGTEALQTTIGFVGSGMAEYAMAIGADTAQGRPGDHLEFTAGAGGAAFIVSEKSSETVAYFEGSYSYVTDTPDFWRRQHEHYPRHGNRFTGEPAYFHHIVNAAKTLMEELGLTVNDFDYAVFHQPNVKFPLTVGKILGIPREKILPGLLTGIIGNTYSGATMVGVSAVLDIAKPGDRILWVSFGSGAGSDAFSIVVQDAIEEKRDLAPKTMDYVNRKKYIDYALYAKARRKYIM from the coding sequence ATGAGAAAGCTCTTGAAGCCCATCAAGGACGTCGGTATCGTCGGCTACGGTGCCTATGTTCCGAGGTATAGAATCAAAGCCGAAGAGATTGGACGGGTCTGGGGAGTTTCGAGCTTCCCGATCGAGGAGAAAGCCGTTCCAGGTCTTGACGAGGATGCGCTCACCATAGGAATTGAAGCCGCTCGCAACGCCCTCAAGAGGGCGGGAATAGACCCCAAGCTCATCAAGGCGGTGTGGTTTGGCTCCGAAAGCAAGCCCTACGCCGTTAAGCCCACCGGAACCGTAATAGCTGAAGCCATCGGTGCAACTCCAGATGTGAGCACCGCCGATTTCGAGTTCGCCTGTAAGGCTGGAACCGAGGCACTTCAGACCACCATAGGTTTTGTCGGCTCAGGAATGGCCGAGTATGCTATGGCCATCGGTGCCGACACCGCCCAGGGAAGGCCCGGCGACCACCTCGAGTTCACCGCCGGCGCTGGAGGTGCCGCTTTCATAGTTAGCGAGAAGAGCAGCGAGACCGTTGCGTATTTTGAGGGAAGCTACTCCTACGTCACAGACACTCCTGACTTCTGGAGGAGGCAGCACGAGCACTACCCGAGGCACGGTAACAGGTTCACTGGGGAACCGGCATACTTCCACCACATAGTCAACGCCGCCAAGACACTTATGGAGGAGCTCGGTCTAACCGTCAACGACTTCGACTATGCCGTCTTCCACCAGCCCAACGTCAAGTTCCCGCTTACCGTCGGCAAGATTCTTGGAATCCCAAGGGAGAAGATACTCCCAGGACTGCTCACCGGAATCATAGGAAACACCTACAGCGGCGCGACCATGGTGGGCGTTTCTGCCGTTCTCGACATCGCCAAGCCAGGCGATAGAATACTGTGGGTCTCCTTCGGTTCGGGAGCAGGGAGCGATGCCTTCAGCATCGTCGTACAGGATGCCATAGAGGAGAAACGCGACCTCGCTCCAAAGACCATGGACTACGTGAACAGGAAGAAGTACATCGACTACGCCCTCTACGCGAAGGCGAGAAGGAAGTATATAATGTGA
- a CDS encoding thiolase domain-containing protein, with protein MKKAVIIGAGMTPVGEHWKLALRDLAVEAVFNAMDDAGIDKVYSLYVGNMISGPFVEQENLGSLIADWAGLGNIPAVKIEAACASGGAAVQEGVKAVLSGLEDVVAVVGVEKMTDAWPNDATRYLAYAADAEWELFHGASFVALNALVMRYYMKTHGYTEEDLALFAVNAHTNGAKNPYAMFKRSIKLETVLKSPYIADPLKLFDASPVCDGAAAVIITTPEKAKELGVPKEKWVEVAGMGRAIDTINLANREDLLTLKAAKIAAERAYKMAGVEPKDIDFFEIHDAFTIMAALSLEALGVAKKGDGAKLAREGQIAIDADYPIQTMGGLKARGHPVGATGVYQTVEAVLQLRGEAPNQVPNAEVGLTQNIGGTGSNITVTVLRRV; from the coding sequence ATGAAGAAAGCCGTCATAATCGGTGCAGGCATGACCCCAGTTGGTGAGCACTGGAAGCTCGCCCTCCGCGACCTGGCCGTCGAAGCCGTTTTCAACGCGATGGACGATGCTGGAATAGACAAGGTTTATTCCCTTTACGTCGGAAACATGATTTCAGGCCCATTCGTCGAACAGGAGAACCTCGGTTCGCTCATAGCCGACTGGGCCGGCTTAGGAAACATCCCGGCGGTAAAGATCGAAGCTGCTTGTGCCAGCGGCGGTGCCGCGGTTCAGGAGGGAGTTAAAGCTGTCCTGAGCGGCCTCGAGGACGTCGTGGCCGTAGTCGGCGTCGAGAAAATGACCGATGCCTGGCCGAACGATGCCACGCGTTACCTCGCCTACGCCGCCGATGCTGAGTGGGAGCTCTTCCACGGGGCGAGCTTCGTGGCGCTCAACGCGCTCGTGATGCGCTACTACATGAAGACCCACGGCTACACCGAGGAGGACCTTGCTCTTTTCGCGGTAAATGCCCACACCAACGGAGCAAAGAACCCCTACGCGATGTTTAAGAGGTCGATAAAGCTTGAGACAGTCTTAAAGAGCCCCTACATCGCTGATCCGCTCAAGCTATTCGATGCTTCCCCAGTCTGTGACGGTGCCGCGGCGGTGATAATCACAACTCCAGAGAAAGCCAAGGAGCTCGGTGTTCCAAAGGAGAAGTGGGTAGAAGTTGCGGGAATGGGAAGGGCCATCGACACAATCAACCTCGCCAACAGGGAAGACTTACTCACGCTCAAAGCGGCGAAGATTGCCGCCGAAAGGGCATACAAGATGGCTGGCGTTGAGCCGAAGGACATTGACTTCTTCGAGATCCACGACGCGTTCACCATCATGGCCGCACTCAGCCTCGAGGCCCTCGGAGTAGCGAAGAAGGGAGATGGTGCGAAGCTCGCCAGGGAGGGTCAGATCGCCATCGATGCCGACTATCCGATACAGACCATGGGTGGACTCAAAGCCAGGGGCCATCCAGTTGGAGCGACTGGCGTCTACCAGACGGTTGAGGCAGTGCTCCAGCTCCGCGGTGAGGCTCCGAACCAGGTTCCAAACGCTGAGGTGGGCCTAACCCAGAACATAGGTGGAACCGGCTCGAACATAACGGTTACCGTTTTGAGGAGGGTCTGA
- a CDS encoding Zn-ribbon domain-containing OB-fold protein gives MSRPMQVSRYWRHFREKYRLIGGKCENGHVHFPKRPICPVCGSREIEEVELSGKGKVLSWTIIRNPPSGFEYYKPYPLALIELEEGPIVLAQLTDIDPEEIDFGMEVEVVTKKIREFEEDGIILYGYKFRPPVK, from the coding sequence ATGTCTAGGCCAATGCAGGTTTCCCGTTACTGGAGGCACTTTCGCGAGAAGTATAGGCTCATCGGCGGAAAGTGCGAGAACGGTCACGTCCACTTCCCAAAGAGGCCAATCTGCCCAGTCTGTGGCAGCAGGGAGATCGAAGAGGTAGAACTGAGCGGAAAGGGCAAAGTGCTCAGCTGGACCATCATTAGAAATCCCCCCAGTGGCTTTGAATACTACAAGCCCTATCCCCTCGCCCTCATAGAGCTCGAGGAGGGGCCGATAGTTCTGGCCCAGCTCACGGACATTGATCCCGAGGAGATAGACTTCGGCATGGAAGTTGAAGTCGTCACCAAGAAGATAAGAGAGTTCGAGGAGGACGGAATAATCCTCTACGGCTACAAGTTCAGGCCGCCAGTGAAATGA
- a CDS encoding GNAT family N-acetyltransferase — MSEVRMEKLQKLDQEILERLIEIYMSGYENMREYGGEGESYAKRYLRWCWNKAKDGFFVAKLGDEIVGFIVCDNDWYSKYEGRVVGAVHEFVVDKRFQGHGIGHKLMENCLEYLSKYNNRIELWVGEKNEGAIKFYESYGFRKVGQNGIWVRMVKDLRKDDKEWKDS, encoded by the coding sequence ATGAGTGAGGTAAGGATGGAGAAGTTGCAAAAGCTTGACCAGGAAATTCTTGAGAGGCTCATCGAGATATACATGAGTGGCTATGAGAATATGCGCGAGTACGGCGGCGAGGGCGAGAGCTATGCCAAGCGCTATCTGAGATGGTGCTGGAACAAGGCCAAGGACGGCTTCTTCGTGGCGAAGCTTGGGGATGAAATAGTGGGCTTCATAGTCTGTGATAACGACTGGTACAGCAAGTACGAGGGGAGGGTCGTCGGTGCAGTACACGAGTTTGTGGTGGACAAACGTTTCCAGGGGCACGGGATAGGCCACAAGCTCATGGAGAATTGCCTGGAATATCTGAGCAAATACAACAACAGGATAGAGCTCTGGGTGGGGGAGAAGAACGAAGGTGCCATTAAATTCTACGAGAGCTACGGTTTCAGGAAAGTTGGACAGAACGGGATATGGGTTAGGATGGTAAAGGACCTCCGAAAGGATGATAAAGAGTGGAAAGATAGTTAG
- a CDS encoding multiprotein bridging factor aMBF1, translating to MGKAKPKICEICGATIRGPGHTIRVEGAELLVCDRCYERYGRKKPGTFSVMPTGREPRRKYARPKPKPAPKPRTERPLYTEDIVEDYAERVYQAIQRSGKSYEELSHEIGLSMKDLKAIAHGYREPTIKEAKKLEKYFKITLIERVEEVPKEKATIPKDYEPTLGDIANIRIRKRKK from the coding sequence ATGGGGAAGGCAAAGCCCAAGATATGTGAAATCTGCGGTGCCACCATCAGGGGTCCGGGTCACACGATACGGGTCGAGGGAGCCGAACTCCTCGTCTGCGACCGCTGTTACGAGAGATACGGGCGTAAAAAGCCCGGAACCTTCAGCGTGATGCCCACCGGAAGAGAGCCAAGGAGAAAATACGCGAGGCCCAAGCCAAAGCCGGCTCCCAAGCCAAGGACGGAGAGGCCCCTCTACACAGAGGACATCGTCGAAGACTATGCGGAGAGAGTTTACCAGGCGATACAGAGAAGCGGAAAGAGCTATGAGGAGCTTTCACACGAGATCGGCCTCTCGATGAAGGATCTAAAGGCCATAGCCCACGGCTACCGCGAGCCGACGATAAAGGAGGCCAAGAAGCTGGAGAAGTACTTCAAGATAACCCTCATCGAGCGCGTCGAGGAAGTCCCCAAGGAAAAGGCAACTATACCCAAGGACTACGAGCCAACCCTTGGAGACATAGCGAACATCAGGATCAGGAAGAGGAAGAAGTAA
- a CDS encoding DUF356 domain-containing protein, translating into MLNTIVLVRTDNFQKAIVALADLVRYGGMRIRGDPRIIPPALSDWAFEKISGEKPRKKFKAHVVAQIDFPPAKAIGRLMDIHPPAHILVIPPDTEVHREFLRLWGTFEKLRGFHPPKRTKGEEGAKRKEEDFEEF; encoded by the coding sequence ATGCTAAACACTATAGTATTGGTGAGAACCGACAACTTCCAGAAGGCCATCGTAGCACTGGCCGACCTCGTCCGCTACGGCGGTATGCGGATAAGGGGAGACCCGAGGATAATACCCCCCGCGCTCTCTGACTGGGCATTTGAGAAGATCTCCGGAGAGAAGCCAAGAAAGAAGTTCAAAGCTCACGTGGTGGCTCAGATAGACTTCCCCCCAGCGAAGGCGATAGGCAGGCTTATGGACATCCATCCGCCCGCTCACATTCTCGTGATACCCCCAGACACAGAGGTTCACAGGGAGTTCCTCAGGCTCTGGGGAACCTTTGAGAAGCTCCGCGGCTTCCACCCACCAAAGAGAACTAAGGGCGAGGAGGGGGCCAAGAGAAAGGAAGAGGACTTTGAAGAGTTTTAA
- a CDS encoding DUF505 family protein produces MFLKKRHLEILKEMKNTKSGAEIEAKLPEEFQIRAVELYILGFVELKGGKIRFTEAGKRMLELVEKLDVEKLPDVFADSEIIKILELAVETGEVPEKWMELLRERQLADENGVNELGMELLKIYRETHPVVYLTPEIVSFLRGMPKIGTLDELVNYKNARLYGDNITNALQAMRLLKISPATEKGKAFVATPAARLALKAASMVPVFTGAITLRKEDFEALKAGKRSAASDAQSFTDEKGITEFGKAMMETYEAIGREEERILPIYLLADELKVLEAIAEIEEKYKTNPEILPTYREVEKLAKVEDLGAVLHILESKELIERKLMKNKDTYWLTDWGMNAKKFGVVTPDGMKALTYAESGDVPIAEWVLKAKEEDLIRNGITDKGRFYLRMSREIKRKPYLTKYDAVILLKTPKRKYISRSELVELVRNYVGGDERDIVRAIGEAEAKGFIVELHNGMVKLTELGEKVKTAIENAKVQEVIATKFGITPTTYNVLRVVYENLEVFNRIWKEKGEIKGYKQDEVDVIRKHLSLSEEEIKKALTILRTLGFLGEKSLTEAGRLLVEAYL; encoded by the coding sequence ATGTTCCTTAAGAAGAGGCACCTCGAGATTCTGAAGGAGATGAAGAACACCAAGAGTGGGGCCGAAATAGAGGCGAAGCTCCCAGAAGAGTTCCAGATAAGAGCTGTTGAGCTCTACATCCTCGGCTTCGTCGAGCTTAAGGGGGGTAAAATAAGGTTCACCGAGGCAGGAAAGAGGATGCTTGAGCTCGTCGAAAAGCTTGACGTTGAAAAACTGCCCGACGTCTTTGCCGATAGCGAGATAATCAAGATACTCGAACTGGCCGTCGAGACTGGAGAGGTTCCCGAGAAGTGGATGGAGCTCCTCAGGGAGAGGCAGCTGGCTGACGAGAACGGTGTTAACGAGCTTGGAATGGAGCTCCTGAAGATATACCGTGAGACCCACCCGGTCGTTTACCTCACGCCCGAGATAGTTTCCTTCCTCCGCGGAATGCCCAAGATAGGAACCCTGGACGAGCTGGTGAACTACAAGAACGCCAGGCTCTACGGAGACAACATCACTAACGCCCTTCAGGCGATGAGGCTTCTCAAGATTTCGCCCGCCACCGAGAAGGGAAAGGCCTTCGTCGCCACCCCCGCGGCGAGGCTCGCGCTCAAAGCCGCCAGCATGGTACCCGTCTTCACGGGCGCGATAACCCTGAGGAAGGAGGACTTCGAGGCTCTCAAGGCAGGCAAGAGGAGCGCGGCCAGCGATGCCCAGAGCTTCACCGATGAGAAGGGCATCACAGAGTTTGGAAAAGCCATGATGGAAACCTACGAAGCAATAGGCAGGGAAGAGGAGAGGATCCTTCCAATATACCTGCTGGCAGACGAGCTCAAGGTTCTCGAGGCTATAGCGGAGATAGAAGAGAAATACAAGACCAACCCAGAAATCCTGCCAACGTACAGGGAGGTAGAGAAGCTCGCCAAAGTAGAGGATCTCGGAGCGGTGCTTCACATCCTCGAGTCAAAGGAGCTCATCGAGAGAAAGCTCATGAAGAACAAGGACACTTACTGGCTTACCGACTGGGGCATGAATGCTAAGAAGTTCGGCGTCGTAACTCCAGACGGAATGAAGGCCCTCACCTACGCCGAGAGCGGCGATGTCCCAATAGCCGAGTGGGTGCTCAAGGCCAAGGAGGAGGACCTGATAAGGAACGGAATCACCGATAAGGGCAGGTTCTACCTCAGGATGAGCAGGGAGATAAAGAGGAAGCCATACTTAACCAAGTACGATGCCGTCATACTCCTCAAGACGCCGAAGAGGAAGTACATCTCAAGGAGCGAGCTGGTGGAGCTCGTAAGGAACTACGTCGGCGGGGACGAGAGAGACATCGTAAGGGCCATTGGAGAGGCCGAGGCAAAGGGCTTCATCGTCGAGCTCCATAACGGCATGGTCAAGCTCACCGAGCTCGGCGAGAAGGTCAAGACGGCCATTGAAAACGCCAAGGTCCAAGAAGTCATCGCCACGAAGTTTGGAATTACGCCAACGACCTACAACGTGCTCCGCGTGGTCTACGAGAACCTCGAAGTCTTCAACAGGATATGGAAGGAGAAGGGAGAGATTAAAGGCTACAAGCAGGATGAGGTAGACGTGATAAGGAAACACCTTAGCCTCAGCGAGGAGGAAATCAAGAAGGCCCTAACGATACTGAGGACACTGGGCTTCCTCGGAGAGAAGAGCCTCACGGAGGCCGGAAGGCTGCTCGTGGAGGCCTACCTCTGA
- a CDS encoding TATA-box-binding protein, translated as MVDMSNVKLRIENIVASVDLFTQLNLEKVIEICPNSKYNPEEFPGIICRFDEPKVALLIFSSGKLVVTGAKSVEDIERAVNKLIQMLKRIGAKFQRAPQIDIQNMVFSGDIGMEFNLDAIALSLPNCEYEPEQFPGVIYRVKEPRAVILLFSSGKIVCSGAKSEHDAWEAVRKLLRELEKYGLIEEEDEW; from the coding sequence TTGGTAGACATGAGCAATGTAAAGCTCAGGATCGAGAACATTGTCGCTTCTGTGGATTTGTTCACACAGCTCAACCTCGAGAAAGTCATCGAAATATGCCCCAACTCCAAGTACAACCCCGAGGAGTTCCCGGGTATTATATGTCGCTTCGATGAGCCGAAGGTGGCCCTTCTAATATTCAGCTCGGGCAAGCTCGTCGTCACAGGTGCAAAGAGCGTTGAAGACATCGAGAGGGCAGTCAACAAGCTCATCCAGATGCTCAAGCGTATAGGGGCCAAGTTCCAGCGCGCGCCACAGATAGACATCCAGAACATGGTATTCAGCGGCGATATCGGCATGGAGTTCAACCTCGATGCGATTGCTTTGAGCCTGCCCAACTGTGAGTATGAACCAGAGCAGTTCCCGGGCGTTATCTACCGCGTTAAGGAGCCAAGGGCCGTTATACTGCTCTTCTCATCAGGAAAGATAGTCTGCTCCGGCGCGAAGAGCGAGCACGACGCCTGGGAAGCCGTGAGAAAGCTCCTAAGGGAGCTCGAGAAGTACGGGCTCATCGAGGAAGAGGATGAGTGGTGA
- a CDS encoding histone deacetylase family protein — MPAYEVLYSPLFREHKPEEYHPENPSRLDYAIEGLKANDLWKNIREPEEATPNDLLGVHERPYVARVRELSKSSGNLDPDTYVSPGTWNAALKAFGASREAALSAMERKGLYLALVRPPGHHSGRNGKAFNAPTLGFCIFNNIAGAAKLVEALDGKAVIIDFDAHHGNGTQEIFWNDPNVIHIDIHETDIYPWSGHEHEVGGRDAKGTKVNIPMPHYSRDDDYIFVWREIVVPIVENLDPKVILISAGFDGFRGEHLTTLRLTERFFRYAGSTLSKYSLTVILEGGYDVGLRKGLPAFIEGHLSGIETEETVHPSYETLKTVEKIIEIQKKQWEL; from the coding sequence TTGCCCGCTTACGAAGTTTTATACTCTCCCCTCTTCAGGGAGCACAAACCTGAGGAATACCACCCCGAGAACCCGAGCAGGCTGGACTACGCTATAGAGGGCCTAAAAGCCAACGACCTTTGGAAGAACATCAGGGAGCCGGAGGAGGCTACACCTAACGACCTCCTTGGGGTTCACGAGAGGCCCTACGTGGCGAGGGTAAGGGAACTGAGTAAAAGCTCCGGAAACCTCGACCCTGATACCTACGTTTCTCCGGGCACCTGGAACGCGGCATTAAAGGCCTTTGGGGCTTCTCGCGAGGCCGCGCTTTCGGCGATGGAGCGGAAAGGTCTCTACCTCGCCCTTGTCAGGCCGCCCGGCCATCATTCTGGCAGGAATGGAAAAGCCTTCAACGCCCCAACGCTTGGCTTCTGCATATTCAACAACATAGCTGGAGCGGCTAAGCTAGTTGAAGCCCTCGACGGAAAGGCGGTAATCATCGACTTCGACGCCCACCACGGCAACGGAACGCAGGAGATTTTCTGGAACGACCCAAACGTGATTCACATCGATATCCACGAGACAGACATCTACCCCTGGAGCGGCCACGAACATGAGGTCGGCGGCAGAGATGCAAAAGGAACCAAAGTAAACATACCCATGCCGCACTACTCACGGGACGACGACTACATCTTCGTATGGAGGGAGATAGTTGTACCCATAGTCGAGAACCTCGATCCAAAGGTCATCCTCATCTCTGCGGGCTTTGACGGCTTCCGTGGGGAGCACCTCACGACATTAAGACTTACGGAGAGGTTCTTCCGCTATGCTGGCTCAACGCTTTCCAAGTATTCCCTCACGGTAATCCTCGAGGGCGGCTACGACGTTGGACTGAGGAAGGGCCTGCCAGCTTTCATTGAGGGCCACTTAAGCGGGATAGAAACTGAAGAGACCGTTCATCCAAGCTACGAAACCCTCAAAACTGTGGAGAAAATAATCGAGATACAAAAAAAGCAATGGGAACTTTAA